In Hyphomicrobiales bacterium, the sequence CCGCCTACATCGTCGACGGGCTGAAGAAGGAGCGGATGCAGCCGATCCTGCAGACCTGCATCAGCCGCTTCAACGCCTTTCGCAAGCTGCGCGAGGAACTCGACGAGGCCCGCTCGCAACTGGAGGACCGCAAGACGATCGATCGCGCCAAGAGCATCGTCATGCGGCTGAAGGGCCTCTCGGAAGACGAGGCCTATGCCCTGATGCGCCGCACCGCGATGAACGAGAAGCGCAAGCTCGTCGACATCGCCCGCTCCCTCATCACCGCCGCGGAGATGCTGAAATGACGACGCTGCACCTGCGGGTTGGCTTCATGCCGCTGGTCGATTGCGCACTGGTCGTTCTGGCGAAGGACGAAGGCTTCGCCGAGGCTGAAGGGCTGAATCTCGAACTGGTCCGTGAGGTCTCGTGGTCCAACTTGCGTGACAAGTTGAATGTGCGCCTGTTCGACGCCGCCCATATGCTCGGCCCCGCGGCCATCGCCGCGACGCTCGGCATCGGCGGGGTAAAAGCCCCCATGGCGGCGCCGCTGGCGCTCAATCGCGACGGGGCCGCGATCACCGTCTCGCTGCGGCGCTTCGAGGAATTGTCGCGCCTCGCCGATGGCGATCTGGGTGACACCGCCGTCTCGGCCCGCGCGCTCGCTGCGCTGGTCGCGCGTCGCCACGCCGCCGGCCTGCCGCCCCTGACCTTCGCGGCGGTCTTCGGCTTCTCGACGCATATCTACCTGCTCGGCGAATGGCTGGAAAAGGGCGGTCTCCAGCTCGGCGAAGACATCCGGTTCGAGGTCGTTCCGCCTCCACAGACCGTCGAGGCGCTGGCCAGCGGGCGGATCGACGGCTTCTGCGCGGGCGCGCCCTGGAATTCGGCCGCCGTGGCGGCCGGTGTCGGCGCCATGGTCCATGCCAGCGTCGACCTGCGCCGCGACTGCCACGACAAGGTACTGGCCTGGCGCGCCGACGACGCTCAGCGGCGCCCTGTCGCCGTTTCTAAGCTCGGCGCCGCGATCCTGAAGGCCAGCGCCTGGGCCTGCCGCCCGGAGAATTTTTCGCGCATGGCGCATCATCTCTCAGCGCCGGACCGGCTCGCCCTGCCTGCAGAGCTCATCGAACGCATCCTGCGTGGCGAGCTGATCCAGGGCGCCGACCGGCCGACACGCAAGGTCGAGCGGTTCATCCGTTTCGACCGGGAAGCCTTGCGCCCCGATCCTGATGATGCCGAGTGGGTGCTTGCGGGAATGGAGCGGGCCGGGCAGGTCGCGGTGACGCCGCAGACGCGCGATATCGCGCGGGGCGTATTCCTGCCTGCCTCTTTCGCGAGCATTCTTGCTGCAAGCGAGACGTAGCTCAATAATTGTGCAGATGCGCCTCTATTGTGCGCCGCAGCAAAGCAGTCGAACCGCGGCCCGCGCGCACTCGGCCCGCAATCTATTGCAATTCAAGACTGAGGCGGCCGTACAGCGGTTGGCACGATCCTTGTAAAGAATGACGTGACGCGGCCAACGCTGCCCGCGCCCCCCGATCCGGACGATACAGCAACGCCGCTGTCGAATGCGCCTGCCGAGGCGTCTTTCGCGCGGCGTTTTACGCGTTCGGGGCTGGATCAGACAGGCGGCTTTTCAGCAACCGAGAGGCGATCGATGACGCAGAGCTTCAAGACCGGTACCAAGGCGGCCGTACTTCCCGCGGTCGACGCCGGCCGGCGGCATTTCCTCCAGCTGTCCGGTACGGCCGCCCTGTTCGCGGCGGCCAAGGCCGCCTTGCCCTCGGGAGCCTTCGCGCAGGGCACCGGTCCCGAGGTCAAGGGCACGCGCCTCGGCTATATCGCACTCACCGATGCCTCGCCGCTGATCATCGCCAAGGAAAAGGGGCTCTTCGCCAAGCACGGCCTGCCCGACATGGACATTGCCAAGCAGGCGAGCTGGGGCGCGACGCGCGACAACATGGCGCTCGGCTTCAAGAACAACGGCATCGACGGCGGGCACATCCTGCGCCCGAAGACGCATCTCTATGCGACCGGCAAGGTGATGCAGAACGGCCAGCCGCTGCCGATGTACACGCTGCTCAACCTCAACGAGGACGGGCAGGCGATCTCGGTCTCCAACGAGTACAAGGACCTCAACGTCCAGAAGGACGCCTCGCCGCTGAAGCAGGCCTTCGAGCGCAAGAAGGCCGCCGGCAAGGAACTGACCGCCGCCATGACCTTCCCGGGTGGCACCCACGACCTCTGGATCCGCTACTGGCTCGCGGCCGGCGGCATCGATCCCGATACCGATATCAAGGTCATCGTCGTGCCGCCGCCCCAGATGGTGGCGAATATGAAGGTCGGCACCATGGACTGCTTCTGCGTCGGCGAGCCGTGGAACGAGCAGCTCGTCAACCAGAACATCGGCTACACCGCACTGACCACGGGCGAGCTCTGGGCCCGCCATCCCGAGAAGATCCTCGGCATGCGCGCCGATTTCGTCGACGCGAACCCGAAGGCGACGCAGGCCATGCTGATGGCCGTCATGGAAGCCCAGCAATGGGCGGACAAGATGGAGAACCGCCAGGAACTCGCCGAGATCGTCGGCAAGCGCCAGTGGTTCAACGTTCCCACCAACGACATCAACAAGCGCCTGCTCGGCGACGTCAACTACGGCAACGGCCGCGAGGCGAAGGGCACCAATCTCTACATGAAGTTCTGGGGCGAAGGCGGCACGACCTCCTATCCCTGGAAGAGCCTCGACACCTGGTTCGTCACCGAGAATATCCGCTGGGGCAAGTTCGATCCGACGATCGACATCAAGGCGCTGGTCGACAAGACCAACCGCGCCGATCTCTGGCGCGAGGCCGCGAAGATGCTGGGCGTGGCCGGTGCTCCGACTGCCGATTCCCGCGGCGTCGAGACCTTCTTCGACGGCACGAAGTTCGATCCCGCAGCGCCGATGGACTACCTCAAGGCGCTGAAGATCAAGCGGGTGGCCTGACGCCATGGCCGAGCCCCTGATCATCGTCGGCAACGGCATGGCCGCGACGCGGCTGGCTGACGAACTCAGCCAGCATGCGCTCGGACGCTACTCCATCGCGGTGATCGGGGACGAGCCGCGGCTGGCCTATAACCGCGTCCTGCTATCGCCCTTGCTGGCGGGCGAGATCGTGGAAGGCGAGATCGAACTCAAGCCTGCTGCCTGGTGGCGCATGCGCGGCATCTCGACCTTCTACGGCCGTTCCGTCGAGAGCATCGACCGCGCGGCGCAAACGGTTACGCTTCGTGGCGGCCCGACGCTGACCTATGGCAAGCTCGTGCTCGCGACGGGCTCGACGCCGCTCAGGCCGCCCTTCCCCGGCGGCGATCTCACCGGCGTCGTCACCTTCCGCGATACGGCCGATGTCGGCGCGATGCAGGCCTATGCACGGCGCGGCGCCCGCATCGTCGTCATCGGCGGCGGGCTGCTCGGGCTCGAGGCGGCCTATGGGCTCGCCCGCGCCGGAGGATCGGTGACGCTGCTGCACCTCGTCGATCGGCTGATGGAACGGCAGCTCGACCATGAGGGCGCCGGCCTGCTCGCCGCGGCGATGGCGGTGCGCGGCATCGACGTGCGTCTCCGCGTCGAAACGAAGGGCTTCCGCGGCGAGAACCATGTCGAGGCGGTCGAGCTGACGGATGGCAGCGAAATCCCTGCCGATCTCGTGGTCATCGCCATCGGCGTGCGGCCGAATGTCGGACTCGCCCGCGCCGCCGGGCTCGGCGTGGGGCGGGGTATCCTGGTCGATGACGGCCTCGCTACCGACGACCCCGCCATCTTCGCCATCGGCGAATGTGCGGAGCATCGCGGCCTCGCCTATGGGCTGGTCGAGCCGGCCTATGAGCAGGCGCGGGTGCTGGCCGCGCGGCTTGCCGGCCGCGAGGGCGCCTATCGGGGCTCGCTGCTCGCGACCAATCTCAAGGTCTCCGGCGTCGGCGTCTTCTCGGCGGGGGAATTCGAGGCCGGCGACGGCGCCGAGACGGTCGTGCTGCGCGACCCGGCCGCGGGCATCTACCGCAAGTTCGTGCTGCGCGATGGCCGCCTCGCCGGCTGCGTGCTGGTCGGCGATACGCAGGGCGCGCTGTTCTATCTCCGGCTGATCCGCTCAGGCCAGAATATCAGCGCTATCCGCGCCGACCTGCCCTTCGGCGAAAGCTATTGCGTCGGGGAGGCGGCCTGATGCGCCACGACGCTCCCCTCGCGCCGGCTGCGACATGCACCACCTGCGCTTATTGCGGGGTCGGCTGCGGCGTGCGGGCGACGCCGGACGGGCTGGGCGGCGCGACCATCGCGGGCGATGCAGAGCATCCGGCCAATCGCGGACGGCTCTGCTCCAAGGGCTCGGCGCTCGGCGAGACCCTCGGGCTGAGCAGCCGCGTGCTGCACCCGCTGAAGCGCAATGCCGCTGGAGGCTATGACAGGGTCGGCTGGAACGAGGCGCTCGATGCCGTCGCTGCCGGGCTGCGCAGCATTGCCGCCGAACACGGCCCCGAAGCGATCGCCTTCTACCTGTCCGGCCAGCTCCTGACGGAGGACTATTACGTCGCCAACAAGCTGGCGAAGGGTTTCGTCGGCACGCCCCATGTCGATACCAATTCGCGGCTGTGCATGTCGTCGACAGTGGCGGCGCAGCGCCGGGTCTTCGGCTCGGACACCGTGCCCGGCGCCTATGAGGATTTCGACAGCGCCGACCTGATCGTCCTCGTCGGCTCGAACACCGTCTGGTGCCATCCGATCCTGTTCCGGCGGATGCAGGACAACCGGCGCGAGCGCGGCGCGCGCCTCGTCGTGCTCGATCCGCGCGTCACCGCCACGGCGGAAGACGCCGACATGATGCTGGCCCTGAAGCCCGGCTCCGATGCGGCGCTTTTCGCGGGGTTGCTCGCCCACCTCGCCAACCGCGGCCTGATCGACCGCACCTATATCGCGCACCATGTCACGGGATTTGACGAGACGCTCGCCAATGCGCGCGAGATCGCGCCCGACATGGCTACGGTCGCCACCCTGACCGGCCTGCCGGTTGAGCAGATTTCAGGCTTCTACGAACTCTGGGCCAGCACGCCGCATGTCGTCACGGCCTGGAGCCAGGGCGTCAACCAGTCGGCACAAGGAACCGACAAGGTCACCGCGATCCTGAACTGCCATCTCGCCGCCGGCCGGATCGGACGGCCCGGCTGCGGCCCCTTCTCCCTGACCGGACAGCCCAACGCCATGGGCGGGCGCGAGGTTGGCGGACTCGCCAACATGCTCGCCGCGCATATGGGCTACGCAGCCGACGAGACTGACCGCGTCCGGCGCTTCTGGCGGGCGCCAAACATTGCTCGCCGCGAGGGCCTGAAGGCCGTCCAGATGCTCGAGGCGGTCGCCGAGGGCAGCATTCGCGCGATGTGGGTTATGGCGACCAACCCGGCCGTCTCCCTGCCGGATGCTGACAAGGTGCGTGCCGCGCTCGCCGGCCTCGACCTCTTCATCGTCTCCGAGAACGTGCTCTCGAACGATACGCTCGCCGCCAAACCGCATTACATCCTGCCGGCGGCCGCCTGGGGCGAAAAGGACGGCACCGTCACCAATTCCGAGCGCTGCATCTCGCGCCAACGTGCCTTCCTGCCGCTGCCCGGCGAGGTGAAGCCGGATTGGTGGATCGTCTGCGAGGTCGCGAAGCGCCTCGGCTTCGGCGCAGCTTTTACTTTCACCGGCCCGCACCAGATTTATGCCGAGCATGCGGCACTCTCTGCCTTCGAGAACGAGGGCACGCGCGATTTCGACATCGGCGCCCATGCCGGTCTCGACAAGGTGGCCTATGATGCGCTGCGGCCGGTGCAGTGGCCCGCCCCAGCCCATCGCCCCGAGGGCACGGCGCGGCTTTTCGGCGACGGAAATTTCTTCGGCCCCGGTGGCCGCGCGCAGATGCGCCCGGTCGCCGCTCCGAAGCTTGCAGCGACCGTGAGCGAGGCCTTCCCGCTGCTGCTCAACACCGGCCGCGTTCGCGATCACTGGCACACCATGACCCGGACCGGCCTCAGCCCGCGGCTCAGCGCGCATATCGCGGAGCCCTCGGTCCATGCGCATCCGGCCGACATCGCCCATTTCGGATTGGCCGAGGGCGGCTTCGCCCGCCTCGCCAGCGGCCATGGCGGTGCGGTGCTCAAGGTCGTAGCCGATGCAGGCGTCCGCGAAGGCTCGCTTTTCGCGCCGATCCACTGGTCGGGCGAGACCGCCTCGGACGCCCGGATCGGCGCGCTGACCCAGCCGGCCTGCGATCCCTTCTCCGGCCAGCCCGAGATGAAGGCGACGCCGGTTTCCATAGCGCCGGTCGCCTACCGTTTCGAGGGCTTCGTCCTCTCGCGCGATGCCTTCGCGCTGCCGGAGCAGAGCTGGTGGGCGCGACTTGCCGTGCAGGGCGGCGAGGGCCGGTTATTCGGCACGGACGCTTCCATCGATGCCATAGCGGCTCTGATGCGCGAGCGTTTCGGCGCGGAGGGGCTCACCGAGCTGATCGACCGCGATGGCGGCAGCTATCGTTGTGCCGTCCTCCGGGATGGCCGGCTTCAGGCCACCCTCTTCCTCGCACCAGCTGGGCGCGCGCCGCTCTGGGATACGGTCAAGGCCGTCTTCGCCGATCCTACGGCCACCGTGGAAAGCAGGCTTGCCCTGCTCTCGGGACGCAATCCCGGTGGTACCGATCCCGGACCGACCGTCTGCGCCTGCTTCGGCGTCGGCCTCAACGCCGTCCGCGCCGCCTTCGAGGCCGGCGCCGCGACGGCCGAGGAGGTCGGCCAGCAACTCAAGGCGGGGACCAATTGCGGCTCCTGCCTCCCCGAAATCCGCCGCATCGGCGCGCAGACGCGCGCGAGCGAGGCGGCATGACGAACGCGACGGATAATCTCGGTCAGAGGAGAGAGCGGAACATGGGTCAGCCTGTCTTGAAAGGCGCGACGGCGGGTGCAGCGGTCGTCACGCTTCCCGCCAAGCCGCCGGAGGTCGTCGTCTTGCCCGCCGCTCCGGTGAAGCCCTTCGCGGCGAAGCTCGCTCCCTGGGGGAAGAATGTGCTCTTCAACCTGCTGCCGCCGCTGATCACGGTCGCACTGATCCTGCTGTTCTGGCAGCTCGCTGCCTCCGGTCCGCAATCCTCTCTGCCGCCGCCGACGAAGATCTGGGAGGAGGCGAAGGATCTGATCGTCGCGCCGTTCTACTGGGCGGGTTCGCAGGATATCGGGCTGGGTTGGCGCATCCTCGTCTCGCTCCAGCGCGTCGCCATCGGCTTCAGCCTGGCGGCGGTGGTCGGCGTGCTGCTCGGCGCGCTGGTCGGCCAGTCGGCTTGGGCGATGCGCGGCCTCGATCCCGTCTTCCAGGTGCTGCGCACCGTGCCGCCGCTCGCCTGGCTGCCGCTGTCGCTCGCCGCCTTCCGCGACAGCCAGCCCTCGGCGATCTTCGTGATCTTCATCACCGCGATCTGGCCGGTGATCATCAACACGGCCGTCGGCATCCGCAACATCCCGCAGGACTACCGCAATGTCGCGCAGGTTCTGCGGCTGAACCAGATCGAGTTCTTCTTCAAGATTATGGTGCCCTCGGCCGCGCCCTACATCTTCACGGGGCTCCGGATCGGCGTCGGCCTGTCATGGCTCGCCATCGTCGCGGCGGAAATGCTGACCGGCGGCGTCGGCATCGGCTTCTTCATCTGGGATGCGTGGAACTCGTCCCGCCTGTCCGACATCATCGTGGCGCTGGTCTATATCGGCGTGGTCGGCTTCCTGCTCGACCGCCTCGTCGCTCTCGTCGGCCATGTCGTCACCCGCGGCACCGCAACCAACTGAGGGCGAGGCAATGAGCTATCTCAAGATCGACCATGTCGACAAACGCTTCCAGCGCGGCGCCGCCACCACCGAAGTGCTCAAGGATGTCAGCCTCGTCATCGACAAGGGCGAGTTCGTCTCGATCATCGGCCATTCCGGCTGCGGCAAGTCGACCCTGCTCAACATCATCGCGGGGCTGACGCCGGTCAGCGCGGGCGCGATCCTGCTCGAGGGCAAGGAGGTCAATGCGCCCGGCCCCGACCGCGCGGTCGTCTTCCAGAACCACTCGCTGCTGCCCTGGCTCACCGTCTATGACAATGTCGCGCTCGCCGTGAACAAGGTCTTCGGAGCTAAGAAGAGCAAGGCCGAGCGGCATGACTGGATCATGCACAATCTCGACCTCGTCCAGATGGCTCATGCCAGGGACAGGCGGCCCGGCGAAATCTCCGGCGGCATGAAGCAGCGCGTCGGCATCGCGCGCGGGCTCGCCATGGAGCCGAAAATCCTGCTGCTCGACGAGCCCTTCGGCGCGCTCGATGCTTTGACCCGTGCGCATCTGCAGGACTCGGTGATGCAGATCCATGCCGCGCTCGGCAACACCATGATCATGATCACCCATGACGTGGACGAGGCCGTGCTGCTCTCGGACCGGATCGTGATGATGACCAATGGCCCCTCCGCCCGCATCGGCGAGGTGCTGGACGTGCGCCTCGCCCGCCCGCGCAAGCGGCTGGAACTGGTCTCGGACCGCACCTACATCGCCGCGCGCGAGGCGGTGCTGAAATTCCTCTACGAGCGCCATCGCTTCGTCGAGGCGGCGTGACGGCGCCGGCGATGAGCGACGATTTCACCCCCGACCAGAAGCGCTATCTCGAAGGCTTCGTCAGCGGCATGCAGTCGGCCCGCACGGCGCGAGGCCTGGGACCGCTCGGCGGCGCGCCCGGCAACGCTCCGGCGAAGCCTAGCGGCCCCGACCGGGAGCATGCCGAGGCGCAGGCGCGGACGGTCGCGGCCGGCGGCAAGCTCGTCGATCAGGAGAAATGGAAGGCAGCCGAACATCCCTTCGACGCCTATGCCCGCTTCAAGGAGCAGGCGACCTCCGGTGCCTACCCGAAGCCGGAGGACAATTTCCGCTGGCGCTATCACGGGCTGTTCTATGTGGCACCTGCGCAGAACAGCTACATGTGCCGGCTGCGTATCCCGAACGGCATCCTCAAGGCCTGGCAGCTCGCCGGTGTTGCCGACATCGCCGAGAGCTTCGGCGGCGGCTATAGCCATGTCACCACCCGCGCCAATCTCCAGGTCCGCGAGATCACAGCCGAGAACGCGCCGCTGCTGCTGGAGGGGCTTGCGGATCTCGGGCTCACGGCGAAAGGCTCGGGCGCTGACAATATCCGCAACGTCACGGGCTCGGCGACAGCCGGCATCGACCCGCTGGAACTACTTGACACGCGCCCCCATGCCCGCGCCTGGCACCATCACATCCTGAACGACCGCTCGCTCTACGGGCTGCCGCGCAAGTTCAACGTCGCCTTCGACGGCGCCGGCTCCATCGCGACGCTGGAGGACACCAACGACATCGGCTTCCAGGCGATCGAGGTTGAGGAAGGCGCGTCGTTCGAAGAGCAGCCGGTCGCGCCCGGCATCTGGTATCGCCTCGCGCTCGGCGGCATCACCGGCCACAAGGACCTCGCGCGCGATACCGGCGTGATCGTCGCCCCGTCAGACGCGATTGCGGTCGCAGATGCGATCGTGCGCATATTCATCGCCAACGGGAACCGCACGGATCGGAACAGGTCCCGGCTCAAATATGTGCTCGATGCCTGGGGCTTCGACACATTCCTCGCCGCCGTCGAGGAGAAGCTCGGCTGCCGGCTGATCCGGCTCGACGGCGCCTTCGTCAGGCCGCGCCCGGTCTATGACCGGCTCGCCCATATCGGCGTTCATCCCCAAATCCAACCCGGCCTCAATTGGATCGGCGTGGCGCTGCCCGTCGGCAAGCTGACCGTGCAGCAGATGCGCGTCATCGCCGCCATCGCCAGTCAATGCGGCGACGGCGACATCCGCCTGACCGTCTGGCAGAACCTGCTGATCTCCGGTGTGCCGGACGCGAAGGTCGACGACGTGCTCGCCAATCTCGAAGCCATCGGTCTCTCCGCCGAGACCTCTGTGCTGCGTGCCGGGCTGATCGCCTGCACCGGCGCGACTGGCTGCAAGTTCGCCGGCGCCCACACAAAAGAGGATGCGCTCGCCATCGCCGCCCATTGCGAGCCGCGCATCACGCTCGACACGGCCGTCAATATCCACCTGACCGGCTGCCATAATTCCTGCGCTCAGCATTATATCGGCGATCTCGGGCTGATCGGCGCCAAGGTCCCCGTCAATGACGAGGGGGACACCGTGCCTGGCTACCATGTGTTCGTTGGCGGCGGCTTCGGCGCGGAGGGCGGGATGGGCCGCGAATTCCGAACCAATGTGAAGGCGGAGGATGCACCGGCCCTGGTCGAGGCGATCCTGCGCAGCTGGCAGACGCATCGCGCCGCGCCGGACGAGAGCTTCGTCGCCTTCGCCCGCCGCCATGACATCGCGGCGCTGCAAGCCATGGTCGCGCAAATCGGAGACGCGGCATGACCGTCCAGAGCCCGAGCCCGATCGTCCAGGTGCTGCCCGAGACCGCTCCCTTCAGCGAGGAGCAGCGCTCCTGGCTCAACGGCTTCTTCGCCGGGCTGCTCTCGCTCGACAACACCGGCGCGACGGCGCTGTCGCTGGCCGAAAACGCCGTCGTCATGGCGGAGGCGGAAGACGGCGCGCCCTGGCACGATCCGTCGATGGAGATGCCCGAGCGCATGAAGCTTGCCGAGGGCAAGCCGCTGCCGCGCAAGCTCTACGCCGCCATGGCCCAGCAGGATTGCGGGCAATGTGGCTATGTCTGCGAGACCTATTCCGCCGCCATCGCCTCAGGTGCCGAGGGCCGGCTCAATCTCTGTGCGCCCGGCGGCAAGGAGACGCTGCGCCAGATCAAGAGCCTGATGGAAGAGCCCGGCGCATCCGCCCCGGCCGTCCCCACCGAGACCGCATCGGCCACGAAGCTGGGGCCGAAGGGACGCTGTCGCGAGAACCCGGCGTTCGCAACCTTCCTCTCGCGTCGCAAGCTCAATGGCGAGGGTTCCGAGAAGGAGACCTGGCATATCGAATTCGGCCTCTCCGAATGCGGGCTCGACTATGTCGTCGGCGACGCGTTCGGCATCGTCGCGCAGAACGATGCCCGCCTTGTCGACGCGGTCATCGCACTCTTGGGCGCGCGGCCGGATGCCGAGATCGGCGGCAAGTCCCTGCGTGACAAGCTCGTCGCCGATTGCGCGCTCGGCCCGGCGCCCGACGCCTTGTTCCAGCTTATCTCCTACGTCACCGGAGGCGAGGCGCGCGCCAAGGCGAGGCGTCTTGCCGTCGGCGAAGACCCGGACGGCGATCTCGACCGGCTCGACGTGCTCGGCACGCTGCACAAGTTCTCGCAGGCCCGCCTCTCGGCCGAGGCCTTTGTCGAGGCGCTCGATCCCCTCCAGCCGCGGCTCTACTCGATCTCCTCGTCGCACAACGCCACGCCCGGCCGCATCACGCTGACGGTCGATGCGGTGCGCTACAGGATCGGCTCCCGCCCGCGCTGGGGCGTGGCCTCGACCTTCCTCGCCGAACGCGTCGCG encodes:
- the nrtB gene encoding Nitrate import permease protein NrtB, coding for MGQPVLKGATAGAAVVTLPAKPPEVVVLPAAPVKPFAAKLAPWGKNVLFNLLPPLITVALILLFWQLAASGPQSSLPPPTKIWEEAKDLIVAPFYWAGSQDIGLGWRILVSLQRVAIGFSLAAVVGVLLGALVGQSAWAMRGLDPVFQVLRTVPPLAWLPLSLAAFRDSQPSAIFVIFITAIWPVIINTAVGIRNIPQDYRNVAQVLRLNQIEFFFKIMVPSAAPYIFTGLRIGVGLSWLAIVAAEMLTGGVGIGFFIWDAWNSSRLSDIIVALVYIGVVGFLLDRLVALVGHVVTRGTATN
- the nasA gene encoding Nitrate reductase, which codes for MRHDAPLAPAATCTTCAYCGVGCGVRATPDGLGGATIAGDAEHPANRGRLCSKGSALGETLGLSSRVLHPLKRNAAGGYDRVGWNEALDAVAAGLRSIAAEHGPEAIAFYLSGQLLTEDYYVANKLAKGFVGTPHVDTNSRLCMSSTVAAQRRVFGSDTVPGAYEDFDSADLIVLVGSNTVWCHPILFRRMQDNRRERGARLVVLDPRVTATAEDADMMLALKPGSDAALFAGLLAHLANRGLIDRTYIAHHVTGFDETLANAREIAPDMATVATLTGLPVEQISGFYELWASTPHVVTAWSQGVNQSAQGTDKVTAILNCHLAAGRIGRPGCGPFSLTGQPNAMGGREVGGLANMLAAHMGYAADETDRVRRFWRAPNIARREGLKAVQMLEAVAEGSIRAMWVMATNPAVSLPDADKVRAALAGLDLFIVSENVLSNDTLAAKPHYILPAAAWGEKDGTVTNSERCISRQRAFLPLPGEVKPDWWIVCEVAKRLGFGAAFTFTGPHQIYAEHAALSAFENEGTRDFDIGAHAGLDKVAYDALRPVQWPAPAHRPEGTARLFGDGNFFGPGGRAQMRPVAAPKLAATVSEAFPLLLNTGRVRDHWHTMTRTGLSPRLSAHIAEPSVHAHPADIAHFGLAEGGFARLASGHGGAVLKVVADAGVREGSLFAPIHWSGETASDARIGALTQPACDPFSGQPEMKATPVSIAPVAYRFEGFVLSRDAFALPEQSWWARLAVQGGEGRLFGTDASIDAIAALMRERFGAEGLTELIDRDGGSYRCAVLRDGRLQATLFLAPAGRAPLWDTVKAVFADPTATVESRLALLSGRNPGGTDPGPTVCACFGVGLNAVRAAFEAGAATAEEVGQQLKAGTNCGSCLPEIRRIGAQTRASEAA
- the nasD gene encoding Nitrate transport protein NasD, translated to MSYLKIDHVDKRFQRGAATTEVLKDVSLVIDKGEFVSIIGHSGCGKSTLLNIIAGLTPVSAGAILLEGKEVNAPGPDRAVVFQNHSLLPWLTVYDNVALAVNKVFGAKKSKAERHDWIMHNLDLVQMAHARDRRPGEISGGMKQRVGIARGLAMEPKILLLDEPFGALDALTRAHLQDSVMQIHAALGNTMIMITHDVDEAVLLSDRIVMMTNGPSARIGEVLDVRLARPRKRLELVSDRTYIAAREAVLKFLYERHRFVEAA
- a CDS encoding conserved hypothetical protein (Evidence 4 : Unknown function but conserved in other organisms) encodes the protein MTTLHLRVGFMPLVDCALVVLAKDEGFAEAEGLNLELVREVSWSNLRDKLNVRLFDAAHMLGPAAIAATLGIGGVKAPMAAPLALNRDGAAITVSLRRFEELSRLADGDLGDTAVSARALAALVARRHAAGLPPLTFAAVFGFSTHIYLLGEWLEKGGLQLGEDIRFEVVPPPQTVEALASGRIDGFCAGAPWNSAAVAAGVGAMVHASVDLRRDCHDKVLAWRADDAQRRPVAVSKLGAAILKASAWACRPENFSRMAHHLSAPDRLALPAELIERILRGELIQGADRPTRKVERFIRFDREALRPDPDDAEWVLAGMERAGQVAVTPQTRDIARGVFLPASFASILAASET
- the nrtA gene encoding Nitrate/nitrite binding protein NrtA gives rise to the protein MTQSFKTGTKAAVLPAVDAGRRHFLQLSGTAALFAAAKAALPSGAFAQGTGPEVKGTRLGYIALTDASPLIIAKEKGLFAKHGLPDMDIAKQASWGATRDNMALGFKNNGIDGGHILRPKTHLYATGKVMQNGQPLPMYTLLNLNEDGQAISVSNEYKDLNVQKDASPLKQAFERKKAAGKELTAAMTFPGGTHDLWIRYWLAAGGIDPDTDIKVIVVPPPQMVANMKVGTMDCFCVGEPWNEQLVNQNIGYTALTTGELWARHPEKILGMRADFVDANPKATQAMLMAVMEAQQWADKMENRQELAEIVGKRQWFNVPTNDINKRLLGDVNYGNGREAKGTNLYMKFWGEGGTTSYPWKSLDTWFVTENIRWGKFDPTIDIKALVDKTNRADLWREAAKMLGVAGAPTADSRGVETFFDGTKFDPAAPMDYLKALKIKRVA
- a CDS encoding Sulfite reductase subunit alpha; the encoded protein is MTVQSPSPIVQVLPETAPFSEEQRSWLNGFFAGLLSLDNTGATALSLAENAVVMAEAEDGAPWHDPSMEMPERMKLAEGKPLPRKLYAAMAQQDCGQCGYVCETYSAAIASGAEGRLNLCAPGGKETLRQIKSLMEEPGASAPAVPTETASATKLGPKGRCRENPAFATFLSRRKLNGEGSEKETWHIEFGLSECGLDYVVGDAFGIVAQNDARLVDAVIALLGARPDAEIGGKSLRDKLVADCALGPAPDALFQLISYVTGGEARAKARRLAVGEDPDGDLDRLDVLGTLHKFSQARLSAEAFVEALDPLQPRLYSISSSHNATPGRITLTVDAVRYRIGSRPRWGVASTFLAERVAPGDKVPVYVQRAHGFGLPADPATPIIMCGPGTGVAPFRAFLHDRQATKAPGRNWLFFGHQRRSCDFFYEDELQTMKDAGFLTNLTLAWSRDGEKIYVQDRMRERGSELWSWLEQGAHFYICGDAKRMAKDVERALVDVVVEQGRRSAEDATAYIAALRKAGRYQADVY
- a CDS encoding NAD(P)/FAD-dependent oxidoreductase encodes the protein MAEPLIIVGNGMAATRLADELSQHALGRYSIAVIGDEPRLAYNRVLLSPLLAGEIVEGEIELKPAAWWRMRGISTFYGRSVESIDRAAQTVTLRGGPTLTYGKLVLATGSTPLRPPFPGGDLTGVVTFRDTADVGAMQAYARRGARIVVIGGGLLGLEAAYGLARAGGSVTLLHLVDRLMERQLDHEGAGLLAAAMAVRGIDVRLRVETKGFRGENHVEAVELTDGSEIPADLVVIAIGVRPNVGLARAAGLGVGRGILVDDGLATDDPAIFAIGECAEHRGLAYGLVEPAYEQARVLAARLAGREGAYRGSLLATNLKVSGVGVFSAGEFEAGDGAETVVLRDPAAGIYRKFVLRDGRLAGCVLVGDTQGALFYLRLIRSGQNISAIRADLPFGESYCVGEAA
- a CDS encoding NirA family protein; this encodes MTAPAMSDDFTPDQKRYLEGFVSGMQSARTARGLGPLGGAPGNAPAKPSGPDREHAEAQARTVAAGGKLVDQEKWKAAEHPFDAYARFKEQATSGAYPKPEDNFRWRYHGLFYVAPAQNSYMCRLRIPNGILKAWQLAGVADIAESFGGGYSHVTTRANLQVREITAENAPLLLEGLADLGLTAKGSGADNIRNVTGSATAGIDPLELLDTRPHARAWHHHILNDRSLYGLPRKFNVAFDGAGSIATLEDTNDIGFQAIEVEEGASFEEQPVAPGIWYRLALGGITGHKDLARDTGVIVAPSDAIAVADAIVRIFIANGNRTDRNRSRLKYVLDAWGFDTFLAAVEEKLGCRLIRLDGAFVRPRPVYDRLAHIGVHPQIQPGLNWIGVALPVGKLTVQQMRVIAAIASQCGDGDIRLTVWQNLLISGVPDAKVDDVLANLEAIGLSAETSVLRAGLIACTGATGCKFAGAHTKEDALAIAAHCEPRITLDTAVNIHLTGCHNSCAQHYIGDLGLIGAKVPVNDEGDTVPGYHVFVGGGFGAEGGMGREFRTNVKAEDAPALVEAILRSWQTHRAAPDESFVAFARRHDIAALQAMVAQIGDAA